One genomic window of Tribolium castaneum strain GA2 chromosome 10, icTriCast1.1, whole genome shotgun sequence includes the following:
- the LOC656391 gene encoding paralytic A isoform X2 — translation MSDASDLSSEEERSLFRPFTRESLATIEARIAEEHAKQKELEKKRAEGEIRYEDEDEDEGPQPDPTLEQGLPIPVRLQGGFPPELASTPLEDIDPFYSNQRTFVVVSKGKDIFRFSATNALWILDPFNPIRRVAIYILVHPLFSLFIITTILVNCILMIMPTTPTVESTEVIFTGIYTFESAVKVMARGFILQPFTYLRDAWNWLDFVVIALAYVTMGIDLGNLAALRTFRVLRALKTVAIVPGLKTIVGAVIESVKNLRDVIILTMFSLSVFALMGLQIYMGVLTQKCIKNFPMDGSWGNLTAENWERFVSNETNWYWDEEKGERPLCGNSSGAGTCKPGYTCLQGYGENPNYGYTSFDTFGWAFLSAFRLMTQDYWENLYQLVLRSAGPWHMLFFIVIIFLGSFYLVNLILAIVAMSYDELQKKAQDEEEAEAEAIREAEEKAKEKQDRADARALAAVEAAAAAEAAASGGGHEIVKSSSDYSCHSYESFVGQASGQDDNNKEKISIRSEGLDSVSEHRRVPNLSKIRKVSAASLSLPGSPFNLRRGSRGSHQFTIRNNRHMVGGPCDRKPLVLSTYLDAQEHLPYADDSNAVTPMSEENGAMVFPMYYANLGSRHSSYNSHAARMSYTSHGDLLGGLVGSGKNMTKESQLRCRSMRNAPPATTNSFFEITHKAHRGDYDGPTGQLCESKLKQLDSSFIDNNQRQTVVDMKDVKVLNDIIEQAAASGGSEHGVSVYIFSATNNDENDEEEEEPTVGERMLAYTLKIIDIFCVWDCCHCWVVIQKFVSLIVFDPFVELFITLCIVVNTLFMALDHHDMDKDLEKALKSGNYFFTATFMIEATMKLIAMSPKFYFQEGWNIFDFIIVALSLLELGLEGVQGLSVLRSFRLLRVFKLAKSWPTLNLLISIMGRTMGALGNLTFVLCIIIFIFAVMGMQLFGKNYTDNVDRFPDHELPRWNFTDFMHSFMIVFRVLCGEWIESMWDCMLVGDVSCIPFFLATVVIGNLVVLNLFLALLLSNFGSSNLSAPTADNDTNKIAEAFERIARFIRWIKGSVLDMVKIVRFKLTNQISDQPSGKKRNLSLVSHLVISDERECALEISEDEILANGLMKKNPKDRVEVTIGIGTGMDLTVHGDSKANLKRDKNSLSKSKTIGNSILDHSDFISHLDDDEISNNSYGSHTYRFKDESHKGSADVLEDNEEQEEKRDASKEELGIAEDTEEEGCECKEVLNEDLVDANTEDIIDEYSADCCPESCYKKFPFLAGDEDSPFWQGWANLRYKTFRLIENKYFETAVITMILLSSLALALEDVHLSKRPILQDILYYMDRIFTVIFFFEMLIKWLALGFQKYFTNAWCWLDFIIVMVSLINFIASLCGAGGIQAFKTMRTLRALRPLRAMSRMQGMRVVVNALVQAIPSIFNVLLVCLIFWLIFAIMGVQLFAGKYFKCVDANKTSLSYEIIPDYNACIAENYTWENSRMNFDHVGKAYLCLFQVATFKGWIQIMNDAIDSREINKQPIRETNIYMYLYFVFFIIFGSFFTLNLFIGVIIDNFNAQKKKAGGSLEMFMTEDQKKYYNAMKKMGSKKPMKAIPRPRWKPQAIVFEIVTNKKFDMIIMLFIGLNMLTMTMDHYQQKETFTQVLDYLNMIFIVIFSTECLMKMFALRYHYFTEPWNLFDLVVVILSILGLVLSDIIEKYFVSPTLLRVVRVAKVGRVLRLVKGAKGIRTLLFALAMSLPALFNICLLLFLVMFIFAIFGMSFFMHVKDKSGLDDVYNFKTFAQSMILLFQMSTSAGWDGVLDGIINEEDCKLPNNEIGETGNCGNSTIGIAFLLSYLVISFLIVINMYIAVILENYSQATEDVQEGLTDDDYDMYYEIWQQFDPDGTQYIRYDQLSDFLDVLEPPLQIHKPNKYKIVSMDITICKGDLMFCVDILDALTKDFFARKGNPIEETAELSEVNTHPNEPGYEPVSSTLWRQREEYCARLIQNAWRKHKQQRSSGVPEPAGEGELDKDSELEAHQTAVLVENDGFATKNGHKVVLHSRTPSVSSRSADV, via the exons ATGTCCGACGCCTCTGACTTATCGTCCGAGGAGGAGCGCAGCCTATTCCGTCCATTTACGCGCGAGTCGCTTGCGACCATCGAGGCTCGAATTGCAGAAGAACATGCTAAACAGAAGGAGTTGGAAAAGAAAAGAGCTGAAGGAGAG ATTCGGTATGAGGACGAGGACGAAGATGAAGGCCCCCAACCTGACCCAACTCTGGAGCAAGGGTTACCCATACCGGTCCGTCTTCAGGGTGGGTTTCCCCCGGAACTGGCCAGCACACCACTTGAAGACATCGACCCTTTTTACAGCAACCAAAGA ACTTTTGTAGTAGTTAGTAAAGGCAAGGACATATTCCGATTTAGTGCAACCAACGCTCTGTGGATACTCGATCCTTTCAATCCAATCCGTCGAGTAGCCATTTATATCTTAGTGCATCctttattttctcttttcaTCATCACCACCATCCTCGTCAATTGTATCCTCATGATTATGCCCACCACACCCACCGTAGAATCAACTGA AGTAATTTTCACTGGCATCTACACGTTTGAATCAGCTGTGAAGGTGATGGCCAGAGGTTTTATTCTTCAACCGTTCACCTACCTTAGAGATGCATGGAATTGGCTCGACTTCGTAGTCATAGCTTTAGC TTATGTTACCATGGGTATAGACCTTGGGAATCTTGCTGCCTTGAGAACATTTAGGGTACTACGAGCTCTAAAAACTGTTGCCATTGTGCCAG GTTTGAAGACTATCGTGGGAGCTGTAATAGAATCTGTAAAAAATCTCCGAGATGTGATAATTTTAACGATGTTTTCGCTGTCAGTGTTCGCACTGATGGGTTTACAGATTTACATGGGGGTTCTGACGCAAAAATGTATCAAAAATTTCCCCATGGACGGCTCCTGGGGAAATCTCACCGCTGAAAACTGGGAAAGATTTGTAAGCAACGAAA CGAATTGGTATTGGGACGAAGAAAAGGGGGAGCGGCCTTTATGCGGAAACTCCTCCGGCGCCGGCACATGTAAACCTGGTTATACATGTTTACAAGGCTATGGTGAAAATCCAAATTATGGGTACACAAGTTTTGATACATTTGGCTGGGCCTTCCTTTCTGCCTTTAGACTAATGACTCAGGATTATTgggaaaatttatatcaattgGTTTTGAGATCTGCAGGACCTTGGCACATGTTGTTTTTTATCGTGATCATCTTCTTGGGCTCGTTTTATTTGGTCAACTTAATTTTGGCCATCGTCGCTATGTCTTATGATGAATTACAAAAGAAGGCTCAGGATGAAGAAGAGGCCGAAGCCGAAGCCATCAGA GAAGCTGAAGAGAAGGCGAAGGAGAAGCAGGACCGGGCGGACGCGCGAGCCTTGGCGGCGGTGGAGGCAGCTGCGGCCGCGGAAGCGGCTGCCAGTGGCGGCGGCCACGAGATCGTGAAGTCTTCGTCCGACTATTCCTGTCATAGCTATGAAAGCTTCGTAGGACAAGCGAGCGGCCAGGATGACAACAACAAGGAAAAAATAAGCATACGATCTGAAGGATTAGATTCCGTGAGTGAACACAGAAGAGTTCCTAATCTCAGCAAGATACGGAAAGTCAGCGCT GCAAGTCTCAGTCTTCCGGGATCTCCGTTCAACCTTCGCAGAGGGTCCAGAGGCAGCCACCAGTTCACCATCCGGAACAACAGGCACATGGTGGGCGGCCCCTGCGACCGCAAACCTTTGGTTCTCTCGACCTATCTCGATGCTCAAGAACATCTTCCCTACGCCGACGACTCCAACGCTGTCACTCCCATGAGCGAGGAGAACGGCGCCATGGTGTTCCCCATGTACTACGCCAATCTGG GGTCACGTCACTCATCGTACAACTCCCACGCCGCGCGGATGTCCTACACCTCGCACGGGGACCTCCTTGGAGGCCTCGTAGGCAGTGGGAAAAACATGACGAAGGAGAGCCAACTCCGGTGCCGTTCCATGAGGAACGCACCTCCGGCCACAACAAACTCGTTCTTTGAAATCACACACAAAGCACACCGAGGTGATTAT GATGGTCCCACGGGTCAGCTTTGTGAatcgaaattaaaacaactgGATAGTTCCTTTATTGACAACAATCAGAGGCAAACGGTTGTAGATATGAAAG ACGTAAAAGTCCTCAACGATATTATTGAGCAAGCGGCTGCCAGCGGCGGGAGTGAGCATGGAG TTTCCGTTTATATTTTCTCAGCGACTAATAACGACGAGAATGACGAAGAAGAGGAGGAGCCCACGGTCGGCGAACGCATGCTGGCCTACACCCTCAAAATAATCGACATTTTCTGCGTCTGGGACTGTTGCCACTGCTGGGTCGTCATCCAGAAGTTCGTCAGTTTGATAGTGTTTGACCCGTTCGTCGAGCTGTTCATCACGCTCTGCATCGTCGTCAACACCCTGTTCATGGCGCTCGACCACCACGACATGGACAAAGACCTGGAAAAGGCCCTAAAGAGCGGCAACTAC TTCTTCACCGCCACTTTCATGATCGAAGCTACGATGAAGTTGATCGCGATGAGTCCGAAGTTCTACTTTCAAGAAGGCTGGAATATCTTTGATTTCATAATAGTGGCGTTGTCGTTGCTGGAACTTGGGCTTGAAGGGGTCCAGGGGTTGTCCGTTTTGAGATCATTCCGACTG ttgAGGGTTTTTAAACTGGCAAAGTCGTGGCCAACCTTGAACTTACTCATCTCCATTATGGGCAGGACGATGGGGGCTTTGGGGAATCTAACGTTTGTCTTGTGCATCATCATATTCATATTTGCCGTAATGGGGATGCAACTATTTGGGAAAAACTATACAG aTAACGTTGATAGATTTCCCGACCACGAACTTCCAAGGTGGAACTTTACCGATTTTATGCATTCCTTTATGATAGTGTTTAGAGTACTGTGTGGAGAGTGGATAGAATCTATGTGGGATTGCATGTTAGTAGGTGATGTGTCTTGTATTCCATTCTTCCTAGCAACTGTGGTAATTGGTAATCTTGTG GTACTGAACCTCTTCTTGGCTCTGCTTTTGAGCAACTTTGGCTCTTCAAACCTCTCAGCACCGACTGCCGACAACGACACTAATAAAATAGCAGAGGCCTTTGAGAGAATAGCGCGTTTTATACGGTGGATAAAGGGTAGTGTTTTAGACATGGTAAAAATCGTCCGATTTAAACTAACTAATCAGATATCAGACCAGCCCTCAGGTAAAAAAAGAAACTTATCTCTAGTTAGTCACTTGGTAATTTCAGACGAACGAGAGTGTGCGTTAGAAATATCAGAAGACGAAATATTGGCTAACGGTTTAATGAAGAAAAACCCTAAAGACCGGGTTGAAGTAACGATAGGCATAGGGACCGGTATGGACCTTACAGTTCATG GTGATTCGAAAGCGAATTTGAAACGAGACAAGAACAGCTTGAGTAAAAGCAAAACTATCGGAAATTCAATTTTAGACCACAGTGATTTTATTAGTCACTTGGACGACGACGAAATTAGTAATAATTCATACGGGAGTCACACTTATCGCTTTAAGGACGAGAGTCACAAAGGCAGTGCCGACGTTCTTGAAGATAACGAAGAGCAGGAAGAGAAGCGCGATGCTAGCAAAGAAGAGCTAGGTATCGCCGAAGACACGGAAGAAGAAGGCTGCGAATGTAAGGAAGTCCTGAATGAAGATTTGGTTGACGCAAACACTGAAGACATCATCGACGAATATTCCGCCGACTGCTGTCCCGAGTCGTGTTACAAAAAGTTCCCGTTCCTGGCCGGCGACGAAGACTCGCCCTTTTGGCAAGGCTGGGCGAACTTGCGCTACAAAACGTTCCGGCTGAtagaaaacaaatatttcgaaaCGGCGGTCATCACGATGATTTTGCTGAGCAGTCTGGCCCTGGCTTTGGAGGATGTGCATCTTTCGAAACGGCCGATCTTGCAAGACATTTTATACTACATGGACCGCATTTTTACAGTGATTTTCTTTTTCGAAATGTTGATAAAGTGGCTGGCTTTAGGTTTCCAAAAGTACTTTACGAACGCATGGTGCTGGCTAGATTTTATTATCGTAATG GTGtccttaattaattttattgcctCTCTTTGTGGCGCTGGTGGTATTCAAGCGTTTAAAACCATGAGAACACTCCGAGCTCTGAGGCCGCTCCGTGCCATGTCGCGGATGCAAGGGATGAGG GTTGTGGTGAACGCACTCGTACAAGCTATACCATCCATCTTCAATGTACTGCTAGTGTGCTTGATcttttggttgatttttgcTATAATGGGTGTACAATTATTTGCTGGTAAATACTTTAAG TGCGTGGACGCAAATAAGACGAGTCTGAGCTACGAAATTATTCCCGACTACAACGCTTGTATTGCCGAAAATTACACGTGGGAGAATTCCAGAATGAATTTTGATCACGTGGGTAAAGCCTACCTTTGCTTGTTTCAAGTCGCCACGTTTAAGGGCTGGATACAAATCATGAACGATGCGATAGATTCCAGAGAG ATTAATAAACAACCAATAAGAGAGACGAACATTTACATGTATTTATATTTCgtcttctttattatttttggatcGTTCTTTACTTTGAATCTGTTTATTGGGGTGATCATTGATAACTTTAATGCACAAAAGAAGAAAGCCGGCGGTTCGTTGGAAATGTTCATGACTGAGGATCAGAAAAAGTACTACAATGCGATGAAGAAAATGGGTTCGAAGAAGCCTATGAAAGCGATCCCGAGACCGAGG TGGAAGCCTCAAGCTATCGTGTTTGAGATAGTAACAAATAAGAAATTTGACATGATAATCATGTTGTTCATTGGCTTGAACATGTTGACGATGACGATGGACCATTACCAGCAGAAAGAGACGTTTACGCAAGTGCTAGACTACCTCAACATGATTTTCATAGTTATATTTAGTACCGAGTGCCTCATGAAGATGTTTGCGTTGCGATACCATTACTTCACGGAACCGTGGAATCTCTTCGATTTGGTAGTTGTGATTTTGTCAATCTTGGGTTTAGTTTTGAGTGATATCatcgaaaaatatttcgtaTCACCAACACTGTTGAGAGTGGTGCGTGTGGCAAAAGTCGGGAGGGTACTCCGTTTGGTGAAAGGAGCAAAAGGCATCCGCACACTGCTTTTCGCATTAGCCATGTCACTGCCTGCACTATTCAACATCTGTTTACTGTTATTCTTGGTGATGTTCATCTTTGCCATCTTCGGGATGTCCTTCTTCATGCACGTCAAAGACAAGAGCGGATTGGATGACGTCTACAACTTCAAAACTTTTGCCCAGTCCATGATTCTCCTATTTCAG ATGTCCACTTCGGCCGGGTGGGACGGCGTTTTGGACGGGATTATAAACGAAGAGGACTGCAAGTTGCCGAACAATGAGATAGGAGAGACGGGGAACTGCGGGAACTCAACAATAGGCATCGCCTTTCTACTTAGCTACCTCGTGATCTCTTTCCTGATCGTCATCAACATGTACATCGCCGTGATCTTGGAGAACTACTCCCAGGCCACGGAAGACGTGCAGGAGGGCTTGACCGACGACGACTACGACATGTACTACGAGATCTGGCAGCAGTTCGACCCTGACGGCACCCAGTACATCCGCTACGACCAGCTGTCGGACTTCCTGGATGTGCTGGAGCCGCCTTTGCAAATCCACAAACCCAACAAATACAAGATAGTTTCCATGGACATCACCATATGCAAGGGTGATCTCATGTTTTGTGTAGATATTTTAGATGCGCTAACTAAAGACTTCTTCGCCCGCAAGGGCAATCCGATTGAAGAGACCGCCGAACTCAGTGAAGTGAACACTCACCCGAACGAGCCGGGCTACGAACCAGTGAGCTCCACGCTGTGGAGGCAGCGCGAGGAGTACTGTGCGCGCCTGATCCAGAACGCGTGGCGCAAGCACAAGCAGCAGCGCAGCAGCGGCGTGCCCGAGCCGGCAGGCGAGGGGGAGCTGGACAAAGACAGTGAGCTGGAGGCGCACCAAACGGCCGTTTTGGTGGAGAACGACGGCTTTGCGACCAAAAACGGGCACAAAGTGGTGTTGCACAGTCGCACGCCCAGCGTCAGCTCCAGGTCTGCGGACGTCTGA